The Heyndrickxia vini genome contains a region encoding:
- a CDS encoding SprT family protein yields the protein MNDQELQELVERISLRFFGKPFKHVALFNSRLRTTGGRYLLKNHNIEINYKYYDEFGEKELIGIIKHELCHYHLHIEGKGYQHRDNDFKNLLNEVHAPRFCSPLQNIHRKKSKVIYNYVCKGCKTNYTRRRKVDVKRFVCGKCRGILELK from the coding sequence ATGAATGATCAAGAGCTTCAAGAATTAGTTGAACGCATATCATTAAGGTTCTTTGGAAAACCTTTTAAACATGTTGCTTTATTTAATTCAAGACTTCGTACAACAGGTGGGAGATATTTACTAAAAAACCATAATATCGAGATAAACTATAAATATTACGATGAATTTGGCGAAAAGGAATTGATTGGTATAATCAAGCATGAGTTATGTCATTATCACCTTCATATAGAAGGAAAAGGATATCAACATCGTGACAATGATTTTAAAAACTTACTTAACGAAGTCCATGCTCCAAGATTCTGTTCGCCATTACAAAACATACATAGAAAAAAGTCCAAAGTGATATATAACTATGTCTGCAAAGGTTGTAAGACAAATTATACCCGTAGAAGGAAAGTGGATGTTAAACGTTTTGTTTGCGGAAAGTGTAGGGGGATATTGGAGCTGAAATAA
- the cmpA gene encoding cortex morphogenetic protein CmpA, protein MPTWFQNQMRKAFSEKNRYQIKLLNQCWFFYQQKF, encoded by the coding sequence ATGCCAACTTGGTTTCAAAATCAAATGCGAAAAGCTTTTTCGGAAAAAAATCGATACCAAATAAAGCTTCTCAATCAATGTTGGTTTTTTTATCAACAAAAATTCTAA
- a CDS encoding Tex family protein — protein sequence MEQAVEKNRTQLQQRLSKELHFSGKQISNVIALLEEGNTVPFIARYRKEMTGALDEVQIRTIMDRWNYIQNLEQRKEEVIRLIEEQGKLTDELRKNIINADKLQMVEDLYRPYKQKRRTKATIAKEKGLEPLATWMMTYPLDKDINKEAAHYVSEEKEIHTIEDALTGAKDIIAEWISDDATTRDWIRKETFKTGIVTSTLKKEEKDDKKVFEMYYKYEEPVRKIVPHRVLALNRGEKEDVLRVSIQPDIEKIINQLFRKVIKNEHSSVTPYVKEAIEDGYKRLIQPSIERDIRNELTEKAEDQSIHIFSENLRNLLLQPPLKGKMVLGVDPAYRTGCKLAVVNETGKVLSIGVIYPHPPKAKPEEAKKKVIDIIKEFKVEVIAIGNGTASQETEQFVAELLKEIDDDISYIIVNEAGASVYSASDLAREEFPDLQVEERSAVSIARRLQDPLAELVKIDPKSVGVGQYQHDVTQKKLNESLTFVVETAVNQVGVNVNTASSSLLQYVSGLSKSVANNIVKFRNETGKINNRKELKGIPRLGSKTYEQSIGFLRIIDGDDPLDKTPIHPENYQAVKTLLKKINCSPSDIGTEKLNEAISSYSLSDLSEQLNIGELTLKDIIDALNRPGRDLRDELPKPLLKKEILKLEDLKVGMEMQGTVRNVVDFGAFIDVGVKEDGLVHISKLSNKFVKHPLDVVSLGDVVTVWVENVDIQKGRLSLTMLQGQ from the coding sequence GTGGAACAAGCGGTTGAAAAAAATAGGACCCAATTGCAACAACGTTTATCAAAAGAGCTTCATTTTTCGGGAAAGCAGATTTCAAATGTTATTGCATTACTTGAAGAAGGAAATACTGTTCCGTTTATTGCCCGTTATAGAAAGGAAATGACAGGGGCATTAGATGAAGTTCAGATCCGTACAATTATGGATCGATGGAATTATATTCAAAATTTAGAACAACGGAAAGAAGAAGTTATTCGTTTAATTGAGGAACAAGGAAAGCTAACAGATGAGTTAAGAAAAAATATTATAAATGCCGATAAGCTGCAAATGGTGGAAGATCTCTATCGACCTTATAAACAAAAAAGAAGAACAAAAGCAACAATTGCTAAGGAAAAAGGGCTGGAGCCGTTGGCAACATGGATGATGACCTATCCATTAGATAAAGATATTAATAAAGAAGCAGCACATTATGTCTCCGAGGAGAAAGAAATACATACAATTGAGGATGCACTTACGGGAGCAAAAGATATTATAGCTGAGTGGATTTCCGATGATGCAACTACACGTGATTGGATTCGGAAAGAAACATTTAAAACAGGGATTGTTACATCAACATTAAAAAAAGAAGAAAAAGATGATAAAAAAGTGTTTGAAATGTATTACAAGTATGAAGAGCCTGTCCGAAAAATTGTCCCTCATCGAGTACTTGCATTAAACAGAGGAGAAAAAGAAGATGTCCTGAGAGTTTCCATTCAACCGGATATCGAAAAAATAATTAATCAACTTTTCCGTAAAGTGATTAAGAATGAGCATTCAAGTGTAACGCCTTATGTAAAAGAAGCGATAGAAGACGGCTATAAACGACTAATTCAACCTTCTATCGAGCGGGATATTCGAAATGAATTAACAGAAAAGGCAGAAGATCAATCAATCCATATTTTCTCTGAAAATTTAAGAAATCTCTTGTTGCAACCCCCGCTAAAAGGAAAAATGGTACTTGGTGTTGACCCGGCATATCGAACAGGCTGCAAGCTAGCGGTAGTCAACGAAACTGGTAAAGTTCTATCTATCGGTGTCATCTATCCTCATCCACCGAAGGCAAAGCCAGAGGAAGCGAAAAAGAAAGTTATCGATATAATAAAAGAATTTAAGGTAGAAGTAATAGCAATAGGAAATGGTACCGCTTCTCAGGAAACAGAACAATTTGTCGCTGAACTTTTAAAAGAAATAGATGATGATATTTCGTATATTATTGTCAATGAAGCTGGTGCAAGTGTATATTCTGCATCCGATTTAGCGCGTGAAGAGTTCCCAGACCTTCAAGTAGAAGAAAGAAGTGCAGTATCAATTGCTAGGAGATTACAAGATCCATTAGCGGAGTTAGTGAAAATTGATCCGAAATCTGTTGGAGTAGGTCAATATCAACATGATGTTACCCAAAAGAAATTAAATGAATCACTTACATTTGTAGTGGAAACGGCTGTAAACCAAGTAGGAGTAAATGTGAATACTGCCTCTTCTTCTTTATTGCAATATGTTTCTGGGCTAAGTAAATCAGTTGCGAATAATATTGTGAAGTTTAGAAATGAAACTGGGAAAATTAACAATAGAAAAGAATTAAAAGGGATACCGCGTTTAGGATCAAAAACATATGAGCAAAGTATTGGTTTTTTGAGAATTATTGATGGAGATGATCCACTAGATAAAACACCAATACATCCTGAGAATTATCAGGCGGTCAAAACTTTGCTGAAAAAAATAAATTGTTCACCTAGCGATATCGGAACGGAAAAATTAAATGAAGCGATTAGTTCTTATTCCTTAAGTGACTTATCGGAGCAATTAAACATTGGTGAGTTAACGTTGAAGGATATTATAGATGCATTAAATCGTCCGGGGCGCGATCTTCGTGATGAATTACCAAAACCACTGCTGAAAAAGGAAATATTAAAGTTAGAAGATTTAAAAGTAGGAATGGAAATGCAAGGAACCGTAAGAAACGTAGTTGATTTTGGAGCATTTATCGATGTCGGAGTAAAAGAGGATGGACTTGTTCATATTTCTAAACTTAGTAATAAATTTGTGAAACATCCATTAGATGTCGTTTCGCTAGGTGATGTTGTTACTGTTTGGGTGGAGAATGTGGATATTCAAAAGGGAAGATTGTCATTAACCATGCTTCAAGGACAGTGA
- a CDS encoding PP2C family serine/threonine-protein phosphatase: MKHLQQELVEIYAYQSAKEGKPFCGDSYYFTATEEYFLCVLADGLGSGRYAYEASSAVVEVVKENETDDVETLMKRCNEVLAQKRGAAVAVLKVNFITREFEYSCVGNIRFYLYTPNGKTIYPLPIRGFLSGRPQNIRTQRFFYEPNSKFLFHTDGLTVNNTKTLIKSCQSVEIIANEIKNKQFSKDDDSTFIIGSLH, from the coding sequence ATGAAACATTTGCAGCAAGAATTGGTAGAAATTTATGCTTACCAATCAGCTAAAGAAGGAAAACCTTTTTGTGGGGATAGTTACTATTTTACCGCTACAGAGGAATACTTTCTATGCGTTCTAGCGGATGGATTGGGCAGTGGCCGTTATGCTTATGAAGCATCATCAGCAGTGGTAGAAGTAGTTAAAGAGAATGAAACTGATGATGTTGAAACATTAATGAAACGCTGCAATGAAGTGCTCGCGCAAAAACGTGGTGCAGCGGTCGCTGTTTTAAAGGTGAATTTTATTACTCGCGAGTTCGAGTATAGTTGTGTAGGAAATATTCGCTTTTATTTGTATACACCAAATGGAAAAACGATATATCCGTTACCAATACGAGGTTTTTTATCGGGACGTCCACAAAACATTCGCACACAACGTTTCTTCTATGAACCAAATTCGAAATTTCTATTTCATACAGATGGTTTAACGGTGAATAATACAAAAACATTAATAAAAAGTTGCCAATCGGTTGAAATAATTGCAAATGAAATAAAAAATAAACAGTTCTCAAAAGATGATGATTCTACTTTTATTATCGGAAGCTTGCACTAA
- the sigB gene encoding RNA polymerase sigma factor SigB: MPKLSQPNQYGKEKINDLIKIFQENGDMDAQDALVAHYKNLVESISWKYSKGKTYQEDIFQVGVLGLLGAIRRYDATYGKSFEAFAIPTIIGEIKRFLRDKTWSVHVPRRIKELGPKIKTTSEELTVLLQRSPRIDEIAAKLDVSEEEILEAMEMGKSYHALSVDHSIESDSDGSTVTLLDIVGKEDTGFEKVNQRMVLDKVLHVLNERERKIIQLTYLDNLSQKETGDKLGISQMHVSRIQRKAIKKLRDAINEESRDRKSSSV, translated from the coding sequence ATGCCCAAATTGTCTCAACCTAATCAATATGGAAAAGAAAAAATTAATGACTTAATAAAGATATTTCAAGAAAACGGAGATATGGACGCACAGGATGCCCTCGTTGCACATTACAAAAATTTAGTGGAGTCCATATCTTGGAAATATTCAAAAGGCAAAACCTATCAGGAGGATATTTTTCAGGTAGGCGTACTAGGATTACTTGGTGCGATAAGACGTTATGATGCCACTTATGGGAAAAGCTTTGAGGCTTTTGCGATTCCAACTATAATTGGAGAAATCAAACGATTTTTACGTGATAAAACTTGGAGTGTCCATGTTCCACGTCGTATTAAGGAACTTGGCCCGAAAATAAAAACAACTTCAGAAGAACTAACTGTCTTATTACAACGGTCCCCCCGAATTGATGAAATCGCGGCAAAGTTAGATGTTTCCGAAGAGGAGATTCTTGAAGCGATGGAAATGGGGAAAAGTTATCATGCCCTTTCTGTAGACCACTCCATCGAATCTGATTCTGATGGAAGTACTGTTACTCTTTTAGATATAGTGGGCAAGGAAGATACAGGTTTTGAAAAAGTAAATCAACGGATGGTTCTTGATAAGGTACTGCATGTTTTAAATGAACGAGAGCGAAAAATTATTCAATTGACTTATCTAGACAATTTGAGTCAAAAGGAGACGGGGGACAAACTAGGTATTTCTCAAATGCATGTTTCCCGTATACAGAGAAAAGCAATTAAGAAATTACGTGATGCAATTAATGAAGAATCACGAGATAGGAAGAGTTCATCGGTATGA
- the rsbW gene encoding anti-sigma B factor RsbW, producing MVEAFDYIEMKIPAKPEYIGVIRLTLSGIASRMGFGYEMIEDLKIATSEAITNAIQHAYKEEAVGEIFVGFSVFPDRLDVMVADQGGSFDIERTKLETGPYDENEKVEFMREGGLGLYLIESLMDEVRFHYKEGVTVLMTKYLEGEQVETDAQIVST from the coding sequence ATGGTTGAGGCATTCGATTACATCGAGATGAAGATTCCCGCAAAGCCGGAATACATAGGGGTTATAAGATTAACCCTTTCTGGAATTGCAAGTCGTATGGGTTTTGGATACGAAATGATAGAAGATTTAAAAATAGCAACAAGCGAAGCTATTACAAATGCAATACAACATGCATATAAAGAAGAGGCAGTCGGGGAAATATTTGTCGGTTTCAGCGTTTTTCCTGACCGCTTAGATGTAATGGTAGCTGATCAAGGTGGAAGTTTTGATATTGAAAGGACAAAGTTAGAAACGGGTCCATATGATGAAAATGAGAAAGTCGAGTTTATGCGTGAAGGAGGCCTGGGGCTTTACCTAATTGAAAGTCTTATGGATGAAGTTAGGTTTCATTATAAGGAAGGGGTAACGGTCTTAATGACCAAATACCTTGAAGGAGAGCAGGTGGAGACTGATGCCCAAATTGTCTCAACCTAA
- a CDS encoding anti-sigma factor antagonist, which produces MNISIDIQESENHVLVKINGEIDAYTAPKLRESLVPYGEKTEIWMSIDLSDVSYMDSTGLGVFVGLFKSIRANNGKLYLSGLSERLKRLFDITGLTNIMEIYTEVEGGV; this is translated from the coding sequence ATGAATATATCAATTGATATTCAAGAAAGTGAAAATCATGTTCTAGTTAAAATTAATGGAGAAATCGATGCTTATACTGCGCCAAAGTTAAGGGAATCCCTTGTGCCTTATGGTGAAAAAACAGAAATATGGATGTCGATTGATTTATCGGATGTTTCTTATATGGATAGTACAGGTTTAGGTGTTTTTGTAGGTCTATTCAAAAGCATCCGCGCAAATAACGGAAAACTATATCTAAGTGGTTTATCTGAAAGATTAAAAAGATTATTCGATATTACAGGTTTAACTAATATTATGGAAATTTATACCGAGGTAGAGGGTGGAGTATAA
- a CDS encoding PP2C family protein-serine/threonine phosphatase, translated as MDSKTVLEQKYKEIIRSYLDNQDEQVLYQAQKLSRKSIEHRISPEEIINWHRTVMLEVEPNQSSSLLKSFDVLLELMMGYGLAYREHQSLRFQQQELKTEIEVAASMQKTLLGTKVPKTDFLDIGAISVPAKHMSGDYFHFVKDENGCIGVAIADVIGKGIPAALCMSMIKYAMDSLQGNGEPHIILESLNRVVEQNVDPNMFITMFYGLYNPVNHRLYYSSAGHEPGFYYDSNKREFTDLYAKGLLLGIEKKTNYHQYEKFIQKDDLIILLSDGVTECRTNEGFIERNTLTRLIAKNLHLSAQEIVINVYKELERLQAFQLRDDFTLIILKRIN; from the coding sequence ATGGACTCTAAAACAGTACTTGAACAAAAATATAAAGAGATTATAAGAAGTTATTTAGACAATCAAGATGAACAAGTTTTGTACCAAGCCCAAAAGCTTAGCCGGAAATCGATCGAACATCGTATATCTCCGGAGGAAATTATTAATTGGCACCGTACGGTTATGCTCGAAGTTGAACCGAATCAATCCAGTAGTCTTCTTAAGTCCTTTGATGTTCTTCTTGAATTAATGATGGGATATGGATTAGCTTACAGAGAACATCAAAGTTTAAGATTTCAACAACAAGAGTTGAAAACGGAAATAGAAGTTGCTGCTAGTATGCAAAAAACGTTATTAGGGACAAAAGTTCCAAAAACAGACTTTTTGGATATAGGGGCGATTAGTGTCCCTGCTAAACATATGAGTGGGGATTATTTTCACTTTGTAAAGGATGAAAACGGATGCATCGGTGTTGCTATTGCAGATGTTATAGGAAAAGGAATTCCTGCTGCATTATGTATGTCTATGATTAAGTATGCGATGGATAGTTTACAAGGGAATGGTGAGCCCCACATTATTCTAGAAAGCTTAAATAGAGTTGTTGAACAAAATGTGGACCCGAATATGTTTATTACGATGTTTTATGGATTGTATAATCCGGTGAATCATCGTTTGTACTATTCATCCGCGGGACATGAGCCGGGATTTTATTATGATTCTAACAAACGAGAGTTCACAGACTTATATGCAAAAGGATTACTGCTTGGAATAGAAAAGAAAACGAATTATCACCAATATGAAAAATTCATTCAAAAAGATGATCTCATTATTTTGCTTTCGGACGGTGTTACCGAGTGTCGAACAAATGAAGGATTTATAGAACGAAACACGTTGACCCGTTTAATTGCGAAAAATCTCCATTTATCTGCACAAGAAATTGTAATTAATGTGTATAAAGAGTTGGAAAGACTTCAAGCTTTTCAGCTTCGAGATGATTTTACTTTAATTATTTTAAAAAGAATTAATTAA
- a CDS encoding anti-sigma regulatory factor: protein MEFQSCVKILNEWDIVAVRQLGRNVAKELHFGIVDQARITTAISELARNIFLYAGQGQICIEKDIKDGKIGLKIIAKDDGPGIKDIRKVMEDGFSTSGGLGAGLPGVKRLMDEFDIDSTPSKGTTIIAIKWLR, encoded by the coding sequence ATGGAGTTCCAATCCTGCGTAAAGATATTAAATGAGTGGGACATCGTTGCGGTTCGTCAATTGGGACGTAACGTGGCTAAAGAGTTGCACTTTGGAATAGTTGACCAAGCAAGAATTACAACAGCTATTAGTGAATTGGCAAGAAATATATTTCTTTATGCCGGTCAAGGACAAATTTGCATTGAAAAAGATATTAAAGATGGAAAAATCGGGTTGAAAATCATTGCGAAAGATGATGGACCTGGAATTAAGGATATCCGAAAAGTAATGGAGGATGGTTTCTCCACGTCAGGTGGCTTAGGTGCTGGTTTGCCAGGGGTCAAACGCCTTATGGACGAATTTGATATAGATTCAACACCAAGCAAGGGTACGACGATTATAGCGATCAAATGGCTCCGCTAG
- a CDS encoding STAS domain-containing protein, protein MRIPILKLKDCLLISIQWELDDQTALEFQEDLLHKIHATSARGVVIDITSIDFIDSFIAKVLGDVISMSKLMGAKVVITGIQPAVAITLIELGIRLEDVLTAIDLDNGLEKLQQELGD, encoded by the coding sequence GTGAGGATACCGATTTTAAAACTAAAAGATTGTTTGCTAATATCCATTCAATGGGAACTGGATGATCAAACGGCATTAGAGTTTCAGGAGGATCTATTACATAAAATTCATGCAACAAGTGCACGTGGTGTAGTAATAGATATTACATCCATCGATTTTATCGACTCTTTTATCGCGAAGGTTCTTGGAGATGTCATAAGTATGTCAAAACTTATGGGGGCTAAAGTTGTCATTACTGGGATTCAGCCAGCCGTCGCAATAACCTTGATTGAACTGGGGATTAGGCTAGAGGATGTCCTAACTGCAATAGACCTAGATAATGGTTTAGAGAAATTACAACAGGAACTGGGGGATTAA
- a CDS encoding STAS domain-containing protein → MKRMKSDEDERFINVVSDQVFVNTSSEFVNVILSRLTDSSENYNEKLTDFAERLVQLGWPLTFVTSGISTLNKVIFEKVNETKLFSSEKKLEYFTIFENWMTPINNEIIKAYNSTWERTVSLQKIALQELSAPLIPVFEKISVMPLVGTIDTERAKQIMENLLNGVVKHRAEVVLIDITGVPVVDTMVAHHIIQAADAVRLVGAKCMLVGIRPEIAQTIVNLGINLSQIITTSTLRKGIEKALEITNRKIVKWEGAL, encoded by the coding sequence ATGAAACGAATGAAAAGTGACGAGGACGAGCGTTTTATAAATGTTGTTTCCGATCAGGTGTTTGTTAATACAAGCAGTGAATTTGTTAATGTCATATTATCGAGATTAACGGATTCAAGTGAAAACTATAACGAGAAACTTACTGATTTTGCAGAAAGGCTTGTTCAACTTGGTTGGCCTTTAACTTTTGTTACTTCTGGTATATCTACATTAAATAAAGTAATTTTTGAAAAGGTAAATGAAACTAAATTGTTTTCTTCGGAGAAGAAACTCGAGTATTTTACCATTTTTGAAAATTGGATGACTCCTATAAATAATGAAATCATTAAAGCATATAACAGTACTTGGGAAAGGACCGTTTCTTTACAAAAAATTGCTCTCCAAGAATTATCAGCACCATTAATTCCTGTATTTGAAAAAATATCGGTTATGCCTCTTGTTGGGACAATCGATACCGAAAGAGCGAAACAGATTATGGAAAACCTATTAAACGGGGTGGTGAAACATCGTGCTGAAGTCGTGTTAATCGATATTACCGGTGTTCCCGTAGTCGATACGATGGTTGCTCATCATATTATTCAAGCAGCAGATGCAGTTCGTTTAGTAGGCGCCAAATGTATGTTAGTAGGAATCCGCCCTGAAATTGCACAAACAATCGTAAACCTAGGAATTAATTTGTCACAAATCATAACAACGAGTACATTAAGAAAAGGCATAGAGAAAGCATTGGAAATAACAAATCGAAAAATTGTGAAGTGGGAGGGTGCACTGTGA
- the ndoA gene encoding type II toxin-antitoxin system endoribonuclease NdoA codes for MIVKRGDVYFADLSPVVGSEQGGVRPVLVIQNDIGNRFSPTVIVAAITAQIQKAKLPTHVEIDAKRYGFERDSVILLEQIRTIDKQRLTDKITHLDEEMMEKVDDALQISLGLIEF; via the coding sequence TTGATTGTTAAGCGTGGTGACGTGTATTTTGCTGACCTTTCCCCTGTTGTCGGTTCCGAACAAGGCGGAGTCCGTCCTGTTTTAGTCATCCAAAACGACATTGGGAATCGGTTTAGTCCCACTGTAATTGTTGCTGCTATTACAGCGCAAATCCAAAAGGCAAAACTTCCTACACATGTTGAAATTGATGCAAAGCGTTATGGCTTTGAACGCGATTCTGTTATTTTGCTTGAACAAATTCGCACAATTGATAAACAACGCTTAACAGACAAAATCACACATTTAGACGAAGAAATGATGGAAAAAGTGGACGATGCATTACAAATTAGTTTAGGACTTATAGAATTTTAA
- a CDS encoding CopG family ribbon-helix-helix protein encodes MSESSATTEILIRLPQQLLIELDGFAEQENMNRNEFIYRATKMYLRERKKRQIRESMRRGYMEMAKINLAIASEAIQAEYEAEHTVERLVSGG; translated from the coding sequence GTGTCTGAATCCAGCGCAACAACAGAAATATTAATTCGGTTACCGCAACAATTGTTAATAGAACTTGATGGATTTGCAGAACAAGAGAATATGAATCGTAATGAATTTATTTATCGCGCTACAAAAATGTATCTGCGTGAGCGTAAAAAAAGACAAATTCGTGAATCAATGAGACGTGGCTACATGGAAATGGCTAAAATTAATTTAGCGATTGCATCTGAGGCGATTCAAGCAGAATACGAAGCAGAACATACAGTAGAACGCTTAGTAAGCGGGGGTTAG
- the alr gene encoding alanine racemase yields MNEITPFFRDTWVEIDLDQLTKNVEQVEKHLPSEIKVFAVVKANAYGHGDVQIGRAALQAGAYGLAVAFLDEAISLRKKGIMSPILVLGASRPTDAHIAAQYKISLTVFQKEWLEQAEMHLKKEQKLLVHVKCDTGMGRIGVREISDLLEIESFLHHSDCFQFEGVFTHFATADELDQQYYKQQLFKFKEMVAALNKKPPLVHCANSATTLRFDQSDFNAVRYGIGMYGLSPSEEMKSVLPFPLNEVFSLHTRISNVKKVQPGEGISYGSVYKSEQEEWIGTLQIGYADGWIRKLQGQEVLVEGERVPIVGRVCMDQCMIKLKREVPIGTKATLIGKQGNESITIDEIAKKLESINYEIPCLISTRIPRVYIQHGEIIEVDNRLL; encoded by the coding sequence ATGAATGAAATAACACCTTTTTTTCGTGATACGTGGGTCGAAATCGATTTGGACCAATTGACAAAGAATGTAGAACAAGTTGAAAAACACTTACCTAGTGAAATAAAGGTTTTTGCGGTAGTGAAAGCAAACGCTTATGGACATGGAGATGTGCAAATTGGTAGGGCTGCACTACAAGCAGGTGCCTACGGATTAGCAGTTGCTTTTCTGGATGAAGCTATTTCACTAAGAAAAAAAGGAATCATGTCACCTATTCTTGTTTTAGGAGCAAGTAGGCCGACAGATGCACATATAGCAGCCCAATACAAGATTTCATTAACCGTTTTCCAAAAAGAGTGGCTAGAACAAGCAGAAATGCACTTGAAGAAAGAACAGAAGCTTCTTGTCCATGTAAAATGTGATACTGGGATGGGAAGAATAGGTGTAAGGGAAATAAGTGATTTATTAGAGATTGAATCATTTCTTCATCACTCAGATTGCTTTCAATTTGAGGGGGTATTTACTCATTTTGCTACCGCGGATGAACTTGATCAACAATACTATAAACAACAGCTTTTTAAATTTAAAGAAATGGTAGCAGCATTAAATAAAAAGCCTCCATTGGTCCATTGCGCCAATAGTGCTACAACCTTACGTTTTGATCAATCGGATTTTAACGCGGTAAGATATGGGATTGGTATGTATGGGCTATCCCCATCCGAAGAAATGAAAAGCGTTCTTCCGTTTCCATTGAATGAGGTGTTTTCACTCCATACGAGAATTTCAAATGTGAAAAAGGTTCAACCGGGTGAAGGAATTAGCTACGGTTCTGTCTATAAATCAGAGCAAGAGGAGTGGATAGGAACACTCCAAATAGGGTATGCTGACGGATGGATCCGTAAATTACAAGGCCAAGAGGTGCTGGTAGAAGGAGAAAGAGTGCCAATTGTAGGCCGCGTTTGTATGGATCAATGTATGATAAAACTTAAACGAGAAGTACCTATTGGAACAAAAGCAACATTAATTGGTAAACAAGGAAATGAATCCATCACTATCGATGAGATAGCAAAAAAACTTGAATCCATCAATTATGAAATACCATGTTTAATTTCAACAAGAATTCCTAGAGTGTACATTCAACATGGGGAGATTATTGAAGTGGATAATCGTTTATTATGA
- a CDS encoding LolA family protein translates to MKRKVWMLVMALAVMVVLSACGSKSQEDVVGNLKEKMEDLKGYKAKAKMTLQVGNEPQTYDIEIWHNKPNFYRVLLKNDVKEQSQMILRNKEGVYVLTPALNKSYKFQSEWPQNSSQAYLFESLVKDILMDKDATFKSTKDQYVFETKTRYQNNKMLPYQEIVFNKRNLSPKSVKVMDTDRKTLVSVQFTKVDFNAKFDNNAFDTDKNLTSSILDEIPASAKPEGTELTVKYPTAKIGDTTLLDEKEINTENGKRVVLTYTGEKSFTMIQEKAEIVQTATMIPTSVDDADMVDLGFAIGTLTKNSISWTQDGVDYMIASKELTEKELIEVAQSVQSEPVK, encoded by the coding sequence ATGAAAAGAAAGGTTTGGATGCTTGTAATGGCTCTTGCAGTAATGGTCGTACTATCAGCTTGTGGATCCAAGTCGCAAGAAGATGTAGTAGGAAATTTAAAAGAAAAGATGGAAGACTTAAAAGGGTATAAGGCAAAAGCGAAAATGACGTTGCAAGTAGGAAATGAACCACAAACTTATGATATTGAAATTTGGCATAATAAGCCAAACTTTTATCGAGTACTTTTGAAAAATGATGTAAAAGAGCAAAGTCAAATGATTTTAAGAAATAAAGAAGGGGTGTATGTTTTAACACCCGCTCTTAATAAAAGTTATAAATTCCAAAGTGAGTGGCCGCAAAATAGTAGCCAAGCATACTTATTTGAATCACTTGTAAAAGATATTCTAATGGATAAAGATGCAACGTTTAAATCAACTAAAGATCAATACGTATTTGAAACAAAGACTCGTTACCAAAACAACAAAATGTTACCTTATCAGGAAATTGTTTTTAACAAAAGAAACTTGTCTCCAAAAAGTGTGAAGGTTATGGATACGGATCGTAAAACATTAGTTTCTGTACAATTTACAAAAGTGGATTTTAATGCGAAATTCGATAACAATGCATTTGATACTGATAAAAATTTAACGAGCTCTATATTAGATGAAATACCTGCCAGTGCAAAACCAGAAGGAACAGAGTTAACGGTGAAATATCCTACTGCGAAAATTGGTGATACAACTCTATTAGATGAAAAAGAAATTAATACGGAAAATGGGAAACGAGTAGTATTAACTTATACTGGCGAAAAGTCGTTTACGATGATACAAGAAAAGGCGGAAATCGTGCAAACTGCAACGATGATTCCTACATCAGTAGACGACGCTGATATGGTAGATTTAGGATTTGCTATCGGAACATTAACAAAAAACTCCATTTCTTGGACCCAAGATGGTGTTGATTATATGATTGCATCAAAGGAGCTAACAGAAAAGGAATTAATAGAAGTGGCTCAATCGGTACAATCAGAACCTGTGAAATAA